A genomic segment from Bufo bufo chromosome 8, aBufBuf1.1, whole genome shotgun sequence encodes:
- the ENTPD8 gene encoding ectonucleoside triphosphate diphosphohydrolase 8, with product MCRNRKGLAVACLIGISVVSGVIALILSLVGTRDIYQPSPNKYGLVFDAGSSHTSLYVYQWPAHKENDTGIVTQIHMCEVQGSGLSSYADDPAQAGEILRPCMDEALKIIPSEQHRETRTLLGATAGMRLLKLQNETKTQQIFDEVSKTLRQYPVNFQGARILDGEEEGSLGWVTVNYLLGTFVQYSYIQSWMHPKQVQMFGAMDLGGASTQMTFQPAGAIEDKSTEMTFRLYGYDYTIYTHSYLCYGQDQALKSMLVQLLEKNGTGNVQHPCYPKGYSANVSLSSVYNSPCVRTSPGNMEAIVTVEGTGDAYECQLLVRKIFSPCTNSSCSFNGVYQPPVYGQFYAFSAFYYTFNFLNLTCGESLSVANSTVWQYCSREWTELSASFPAENKRRLVDYCSSAMYILTLLLEGYKFNSETWSNIHFAKQAGNADVGWTLGYMLNVTNMIPSEEPSLWKAQDYNVWAAAIFFIVLSVVAGLVAAPLHCYCRNACADQAGWA from the exons TACGGCTTGGTGTTTGATGCTGGGTCTTCCCATACCTCGCTCTACGTATATCAATGGCCGGCGCACAAGGAGAATGACACCGGGATTGTTACTCAGATCCACATGTGTGAAGTTCAAG GTTCAGGACTGTCTTCCTATGCTGATGATCCGGCCCAGGCCGGCGAGATCCTCAGACCCTGTATGGACGAGGCGCTGAAGATCATCCCCTCCGAACAGCACAGAGAGACCAGGACGTTACTGGGGGCTACAGCCGGCATGAGGCTACTCAA GTTGCAGAACGAGACCAAAACCCAGCAAATCTTTGACGAAGTCTCAAAAACTCTTCGTCAGTATCCGGTGAACTTCCAAGGAGCTCGAATATTGGACGGCGAGGAGGAAGGCTCGTTAGGGTGGGTCACGGTCAACTACCTCCTGGGAACCTTCGTACAG TATTCCTATATACAAAGCTGGATGCATCCCAAACAAGTTCAGATGTTCGGTGCCATGGACCTAGGAGGCGCTTCCACCCAAATGACTTTCCAACCTGCGGGGGCCATTGAAGACAAAAGCACAGAGATGACCTTCAGACTCTACGGCTATGACTACACCATCTACACCCATAGCTACCTCTGCTACGGCCAGGACCAGGCGCTGAAGAGTATGCTGGTGCAACTCCTAGAG AAAAATGGCACAGGTAACGTCCAGCACCCTTGTTATCCTAAAGGTTACTCCGCCAATGTCTCTCTGTCTTCAGTCTACAATAGTCCCTGTGTCCGAACTTCCCCGGGCAATATGGAGGCCATTGTCACCGTGGAGGGAACCGGCGACGCTTACGAGTGTCAGCTCCTGGTCAGAAAGATCTTTTCACCCTGCACAAATTCATCCTGTTCCTTTAATGGAGTCTACCAGCCCCCGGTGTACGGGCAGTTCTAT GCCTTCTCTGCCTTTTACTACACCTTCAACTTCCTCAATCTGACATGTGGAGAGTCCCTGAGCGTGGCCAACAGCACTGTCTGGCAGTACTGCTCCCGGGAGTGGACGGAG CTCAGCGCTAGTTTCCCCGCAGAGAACAAGCGGCGTCTGGTGGACTACTGCAGCTCGGCCATGTATATCCTCACGCTGCTCTTGGAAGGGTACAAGTTCAACAGTGAAACCTGGAGCAACATACATTTTGCTAAGCAG GCCGGCAATGCTGACGTCGGGTGGACTTTGGGATACATGCTAAATGTGACCAATATGATTCCCTCCGAGGAACCTTCTCTATGGAAGGCCCAGGACTACAACGTCTGGGCGGCTGCAATATTCTTCATCGTGCTGAGCGTGGTGGCGGGCCTGGTGGCTGCTCCGCTGCATTGCTACTGCCGGAACGCTTGCGCAGATCAGGCAGGGTGGGCATGA